One window of Lepeophtheirus salmonis chromosome Z, UVic_Lsal_1.4, whole genome shotgun sequence genomic DNA carries:
- the LOC139907379 gene encoding mitochondrial import receptor subunit TOM40 homolog 2-like: protein MDPKGDLNANILHAFSKNFRAQIQKSKWVFAQFTGDYTRDNYTVYFTLGNPDLSNGTGVLVTNYLQAITRNLSLGAKLAYQSTSQLPGGHMAAISLAGRYANKNSAFACTKFIFYE from the coding sequence ATGGATCCCAAAGGAGATCTGAATGCCAATATACTTCACGCCTTCTCCAAAAACTTCAGGGCTCagattcaaaaatctaaatgggTTTTTGCTCAATTTACAGGGGACTATACGAGGGATAACTACACTGTATACTTCACTCTCGGAAATCCGGATCTTAGTAACGGCACGGGTGTTCTTGTCACTAACTACCTCCAGGCAATCACGCGCAATCTTTCTCTTGGTGCCAAATTGGCCTACCAATCCACATCGCAGCTTCCTGGAGGTCACATGGCGGCTATTAGTCTTGCTGGACGCTATGCCAATAAGAACTCTGCATTTGCgtgtacaaaatttatattctacgAGTAA